A stretch of Mucilaginibacter terrae DNA encodes these proteins:
- a CDS encoding RagB/SusD family nutrient uptake outer membrane protein: MEKTMTSWMLLTLLLGVILVSSCKKNWLNAKPSKSLVVPANVADYQALLDNTDMMNVQAPTLSMVGDGDYFIKDATYNALGSPYEKGAYVWAATADFYGGQSNADWLVAYGRILQDNVVLDGLSSLNPEPVDDGGYSNVKGSALFYRSFDFYCLSQQYCKTYKVETATTDLGLPLRISSNVNVSLGRSSLQQTYDRMINDLLLACKLLPNASLYPTRPSKVAAYGLLSRIYLSQENYGKALTYADSCLQLQNALINYNELSTSVSAPLALFNKEVIFHTQLGSYKKIKINLIFNCKWHCHTGFVSVIFSK; encoded by the coding sequence ATGGAAAAGACAATGACATCATGGATGTTGCTCACATTATTATTGGGAGTGATTTTAGTGAGTTCCTGCAAAAAAAATTGGTTAAACGCTAAGCCCAGTAAGTCCCTCGTTGTACCAGCCAACGTAGCCGATTATCAAGCGCTTTTAGATAACACCGATATGATGAATGTTCAAGCCCCAACATTAAGTATGGTTGGTGACGGTGACTACTTTATAAAGGATGCGACATATAATGCCTTAGGCTCCCCCTACGAAAAAGGAGCCTATGTCTGGGCAGCGACTGCGGATTTTTATGGTGGTCAATCTAATGCAGATTGGTTAGTGGCTTATGGCAGGATATTGCAAGACAATGTAGTATTGGACGGTTTAAGTAGTTTGAATCCAGAGCCTGTGGACGATGGAGGCTATAGTAATGTTAAAGGCTCAGCATTATTTTACCGTAGTTTCGATTTTTATTGTCTTTCACAGCAATATTGCAAAACCTACAAAGTTGAAACGGCCACAACTGATCTCGGACTTCCATTGCGAATATCATCCAACGTAAATGTTTCATTGGGCAGGTCATCCTTACAACAAACCTATGATCGTATGATCAATGACCTTTTGCTTGCTTGTAAGCTCTTACCGAATGCTTCCCTTTATCCAACAAGACCCTCAAAAGTAGCCGCCTACGGGCTATTGTCGAGGATATACCTCTCACAGGAAAATTATGGAAAAGCTTTAACCTATGCAGACTCTTGTCTGCAACTACAGAATGCTTTAATAAATTATAACGAGTTATCTACGAGCGTTTCCGCACCATTAGCACTATTTAACAAAGAGGTGATATTTCATACCCAATTAGGAAGTTATAAAAAAATAAAAATAAACCTCATTTTCAATTGCAAATGGCATTGTCACACCGGATTTGTATCAGTCATATTCTCAAAATGA
- a CDS encoding RagB/SusD family nutrient uptake outer membrane protein — protein MRKEIFYVLNSGNLAFRGSYTGARTRFFGGLATDEIYLNRSECLARAGNIDAAMQDLNTLLKTRWKTGTYVELKASNIQEALRIILSERRKELCFRNIRWSDLRRLNRDPNFQVTLTRTINNQVFTLLPNSGKYVLPLDPIETTSGGLEQNVRF, from the coding sequence TTGAGAAAAGAAATCTTCTACGTACTCAATTCAGGGAATTTGGCTTTTAGGGGGAGTTACACGGGTGCACGTACGAGATTTTTTGGCGGATTGGCTACAGATGAAATTTATTTGAACCGGTCAGAATGTTTGGCCAGGGCTGGTAATATTGATGCGGCGATGCAGGATTTAAATACACTCTTAAAGACTAGGTGGAAGACGGGAACTTATGTCGAATTAAAGGCTTCAAACATTCAAGAAGCATTAAGGATTATTTTGTCAGAACGGAGGAAAGAACTTTGTTTTAGAAATATAAGATGGAGTGATCTTCGACGGTTAAACAGAGATCCAAATTTCCAAGTAACTCTGACAAGAACTATAAACAACCAAGTTTTCACATTACTGCCAAACTCGGGAAAGTATGTATTACCCCTAGATCCAATTGAAACAACTTCAGGTGGTCTGGAGCAAAATGTACGATTTTAA
- a CDS encoding TlpA family protein disulfide reductase has protein sequence MNLYKLLLIIFYSCLCNYLFAKQTENGSDEKQITYLTGKINSDVQADTLTLVLHGPFFSYQTDPEKYSPQTLTTIPNKNGEFKFKIVAGTSPFHISLFLSSKRNGQLGLINEAEISNYLIEPGDSINVVFAGHKQVYTGKGKTIFEAQYTLQQSDIDERLLKADKPYSFVREPLRWLSQKDSLMNIQLTVLEKFRPSLSDITFSVLRADLIGSNRAFVYSRISYSKPFFSSGTILDKNLDSLCRMLVLRPDYISINDRSILAPKYVDYLYKKLQIEVKYGRLKNDSDVRAGHNYFDAIKNQFTGVLRDKLLAWWLLELASINDLQPQYLANAMELMQTPVFIKIAEELKATFTKGQLVEDYGFTDAKGKIVHLSDFKGRVIVIDLWFSGCTGCVRVAENMPLVEKVFEKRKDVVFLSISIDRDKNKWLKSISKEHEGQDYTHYTTPSTVYIYTGGTAGKNSFIKKYVPGNSYPSILLVDKKRRMFSATPPTPVSAQARSGLIDLIEKALNFN, from the coding sequence ATGAATTTATATAAACTACTATTGATTATCTTCTATTCCTGCCTGTGCAATTACCTTTTTGCTAAGCAAACTGAGAATGGATCGGACGAAAAACAAATTACATACCTCACAGGCAAGATTAATTCGGATGTACAAGCAGATACACTTACATTGGTACTGCACGGCCCCTTCTTCTCTTATCAAACTGATCCAGAAAAATATTCGCCACAAACGTTGACAACAATACCGAATAAAAATGGTGAGTTTAAATTTAAGATCGTTGCGGGTACTTCACCATTTCATATCTCTCTTTTCCTTTCCAGTAAAAGAAACGGGCAGCTTGGTTTGATAAATGAAGCGGAAATATCCAACTATCTTATCGAGCCGGGTGATAGTATAAATGTTGTTTTTGCGGGACATAAGCAAGTTTACACGGGAAAAGGAAAGACTATATTCGAAGCACAATATACATTACAACAATCAGATATTGATGAACGACTTCTAAAAGCCGACAAGCCGTATTCTTTTGTTAGAGAGCCCTTAAGATGGCTTTCACAAAAGGACTCACTAATGAATATACAGCTTACTGTTCTGGAAAAATTCCGGCCATCTTTATCTGACATAACATTCTCAGTACTTCGCGCCGACCTTATCGGATCGAATAGGGCATTTGTTTATTCCAGGATCAGCTATTCAAAACCTTTTTTTTCGTCGGGGACAATATTAGATAAGAATTTGGATAGTCTTTGTAGAATGCTTGTACTAAGACCAGATTACATCAGTATAAATGATCGATCAATATTAGCGCCCAAGTATGTGGACTATTTATATAAAAAGCTTCAGATAGAAGTAAAATATGGCAGATTAAAGAATGATAGCGATGTTCGGGCTGGCCATAATTATTTTGACGCCATTAAAAATCAATTTACAGGTGTATTAAGAGATAAGTTATTAGCTTGGTGGCTATTAGAACTTGCTTCAATTAATGATCTTCAACCTCAATATTTAGCAAATGCAATGGAATTGATGCAGACCCCTGTATTTATTAAGATAGCTGAGGAACTCAAAGCAACCTTTACAAAAGGTCAGCTTGTAGAGGATTATGGTTTTACAGATGCGAAAGGAAAGATAGTTCATTTATCAGATTTTAAAGGACGGGTAATTGTTATAGACCTTTGGTTTTCGGGATGTACAGGATGTGTTAGAGTCGCGGAAAATATGCCATTAGTCGAAAAGGTTTTTGAAAAACGAAAAGACGTGGTATTCCTGTCAATCTCAATCGATCGAGATAAAAACAAGTGGTTAAAAAGCATATCAAAAGAACACGAGGGACAGGATTATACACACTATACGACACCAAGTACAGTGTATATATACACTGGAGGCACAGCAGGGAAAAACTCGTTTATCAAAAAGTACGTCCCTGGCAATAGTTATCCTTCGATTTTACTGGTAGATAAAAAAAGAAGAATGTTCTCCGCAACACCGCCGACGCCAGTTAGCGCACAGGCCCGGTCAGGTTTAATAGATTTAATCGAAAAGGCTCTTAATTTTAATTAG
- a CDS encoding MauE/DoxX family redox-associated membrane protein — translation MENITLNKIELRLKELDRDRFIIGIKLICMFLFLYTAYAKIVDHDRFIKGLSKVHIINGFAVYISWFVPASEILTFVLLLIPKMVKWGFVSFLWLMFSFTGYIVGAMIFEKTLPCHCGGVIEKLSWAQHLWFNLFFIGLAALALWLLESNTKYKNHQNEKF, via the coding sequence ATGGAAAACATTACACTCAACAAGATTGAACTTAGACTAAAAGAGCTGGACCGAGATCGTTTTATCATTGGGATCAAACTGATTTGTATGTTCCTTTTTCTTTATACCGCTTATGCCAAAATAGTTGACCATGATCGCTTCATTAAAGGTCTGTCAAAGGTTCATATCATAAATGGCTTCGCCGTATATATTTCATGGTTCGTGCCTGCCTCTGAGATTTTAACATTTGTATTGCTTCTTATTCCGAAGATGGTCAAATGGGGTTTTGTTTCTTTTTTGTGGTTGATGTTCTCATTCACTGGCTACATAGTTGGCGCAATGATCTTTGAGAAAACATTGCCTTGCCATTGTGGTGGCGTTATAGAAAAATTAAGCTGGGCGCAGCATCTATGGTTTAACCTTTTTTTTATTGGTTTGGCTGCACTTGCTCTCTGGCTTTTGGAATCAAATACTAAATACAAAAATCATCAAAATGAAAAATTTTAA
- the mobC gene encoding conjugal transfer protein MobC, giving the protein MQTGENEQALRKVIDFTRLLSIGILLIHFYLVCFPAFEVWGLTTLVVSKVLLPISKIGIFQKVLYAKASVLVLLLISLIGSKGKKDEKIRLKTIITYTLTGLLLFGLSSVLLRINYSVQAKALFYIGVTSLGYLLMLSGLSLLFRMLKLKMGNDIFNRENESFPQEERLLMNEYSINLPAVYYLKGTIRKSWINVINPFRGTLIGGSPGSGKSYFVIRHIITQHIQKGFTMLLYDFKYDDLTKIVYNALRKYGHLYKIKPTQYIINLEQIMHRANPLEPETMVDITDAIDSSRTIMLGLNREWIKKQGDFFVESPINFITAIMWFLKKYQDGRYCTLPHVIELAQVNYKELFEVLLQEPEIEVLINPFISAWQNEAYEQLEGQVASAKISLARLSSPQLYYVLSGNDFSLDINNPAEPKIVCLANNPQKSQVYGAVLSLYINRINKLVNRKNQQKCSMIFDEFPTIYFNGIDNLIATARSNKVAVTLAVQDYSQLKKDYGREQAEVILNIVGNIVFGQVTGDTAKQLSERFGKINQEKESVSINSSDTSVSKSVQLDYSIPASKIAGLSSGEFVGMVADDPTNKIELKTFHNEIQNDHDALKKEEDAYEPIPAVRKVSSEEVLMNYQQIKTDIKNLVISVTQGR; this is encoded by the coding sequence ATGCAAACAGGTGAAAATGAACAAGCCCTCAGAAAAGTAATAGACTTTACAAGGCTGCTCAGCATTGGGATTTTACTCATCCATTTCTATTTGGTCTGTTTTCCAGCCTTCGAGGTTTGGGGATTGACCACGCTCGTGGTGAGCAAAGTACTACTGCCAATCTCTAAAATAGGTATCTTTCAAAAGGTGTTGTATGCGAAGGCCAGTGTTCTTGTATTGCTATTAATTTCATTGATCGGTAGCAAAGGCAAAAAAGATGAAAAGATCAGACTGAAAACGATTATCACTTATACATTGACGGGGCTATTGCTTTTTGGGTTAAGCAGCGTCCTTTTACGCATAAACTATAGCGTACAAGCCAAAGCTCTTTTTTACATCGGCGTAACCTCGCTGGGTTACTTATTGATGCTATCAGGTTTAAGCTTGCTTTTTAGAATGCTCAAACTTAAAATGGGCAATGATATTTTTAACCGCGAAAATGAATCCTTTCCACAGGAAGAACGCTTGTTAATGAATGAATATTCGATCAATCTACCTGCCGTGTATTATTTGAAGGGAACAATACGCAAAAGTTGGATCAATGTCATTAACCCGTTTAGGGGTACGTTGATCGGTGGTAGTCCAGGTTCTGGAAAGTCTTACTTTGTCATCCGGCACATTATTACCCAGCATATCCAGAAAGGATTTACCATGTTGCTTTATGATTTTAAATATGATGACCTGACTAAGATCGTTTACAATGCGCTGCGTAAATATGGTCATCTATATAAAATAAAACCTACGCAATACATCATTAACTTAGAACAGATCATGCACCGGGCGAACCCTTTAGAACCCGAAACCATGGTCGATATTACAGACGCGATTGATTCCAGCAGAACCATTATGCTTGGACTAAATCGGGAATGGATAAAAAAGCAAGGTGATTTCTTTGTCGAGTCTCCGATTAACTTCATTACAGCGATCATGTGGTTCCTTAAAAAATACCAGGACGGCCGTTATTGTACGCTGCCACATGTTATCGAACTGGCACAAGTGAATTATAAAGAATTATTCGAAGTGTTGTTACAGGAGCCGGAAATTGAGGTATTGATCAATCCTTTTATTTCAGCCTGGCAAAACGAAGCTTATGAACAGTTAGAAGGACAAGTGGCAAGTGCCAAGATCAGCCTTGCACGTCTTTCTTCCCCACAACTGTACTACGTGTTAAGTGGCAATGACTTTTCACTCGACATCAATAATCCCGCCGAGCCGAAAATAGTGTGCTTAGCAAATAATCCGCAAAAATCTCAGGTCTACGGCGCTGTACTTTCGCTTTATATTAATCGCATCAACAAATTAGTTAACCGGAAGAATCAGCAGAAATGCAGTATGATATTTGATGAATTTCCGACTATATATTTCAATGGAATTGATAATCTGATCGCGACCGCACGCTCAAATAAAGTTGCCGTTACTTTGGCAGTACAGGATTACAGCCAGCTTAAAAAAGACTATGGCCGGGAACAGGCTGAGGTGATTCTAAACATAGTGGGGAATATCGTATTCGGGCAGGTTACCGGTGACACGGCCAAACAGTTATCTGAACGTTTTGGCAAGATCAATCAGGAAAAGGAAAGCGTCTCGATCAATAGTTCAGATACGTCGGTAAGTAAATCCGTCCAGTTAGATTATTCGATTCCTGCATCAAAAATCGCTGGCCTATCTTCAGGGGAATTTGTTGGAATGGTCGCCGATGATCCAACCAATAAGATTGAACTTAAAACATTCCATAATGAGATACAAAATGATCATGACGCTTTGAAGAAAGAAGAAGATGCTTATGAACCTATTCCAGCAGTCCGTAAAGTGTCGTCGGAGGAAGTTTTGATGAACTACCAGCAGATCAAAACGGACATTAAAAATTTGGTAATTTCTGTTACCCAAGGTCGTTGA
- a CDS encoding relaxase/mobilization nuclease domain-containing protein codes for MVAKIKTGRSILGAINYNEHKVRLDKAELIMAQGYLKEPTALSFSEKLNRLTDLADRNERTAVNTLHVSLNFAVGENLDRITLQKIADDYIQGLGFGGQPFLVYQHHDAGHPHLHIVTTNIKANGERISFHLLANKASEQSRKQIEQTYNLVKAEDQTNAHKLPIPVSLEKVIYGKSETKRSISNMLNEVLRTYKFTSLPELNAVLNRLNVTADRGSKDSRMYAKNGLVYWVTNERGNKLGVPIKASSIYGKPTLKTLEDRFRLNEVLRKPMKDQLVRAIDVALLNPTSKAKFAKDLNAQNIQVVFRQNEEGRIYGLTFVDHRSKAVFNGSDLGKAYSATMLTARFLNADSILHDHNEAHGHHDAKSSLVSNSILSEDQMSSNDSNVLDILFSEEHQDLSAIGKLQQRKRRKKRKGHSL; via the coding sequence ATGGTCGCAAAAATCAAAACCGGACGAAGCATCCTCGGAGCAATAAATTACAATGAGCACAAAGTGCGGCTGGATAAGGCGGAATTGATAATGGCGCAAGGCTATCTAAAGGAACCCACGGCTTTATCATTTAGCGAAAAGCTAAACCGCTTAACGGACCTGGCAGATCGTAATGAGCGTACCGCCGTAAACACCTTGCATGTTTCATTGAACTTTGCAGTGGGCGAAAATCTGGATAGGATAACGCTCCAAAAGATCGCGGACGATTACATACAAGGTTTGGGATTTGGCGGCCAACCATTTCTCGTTTACCAGCATCACGACGCGGGACACCCGCACTTGCATATTGTTACCACCAATATTAAAGCCAACGGCGAGCGGATCAGTTTTCACCTGTTGGCCAACAAGGCCTCCGAGCAGTCACGTAAGCAGATAGAACAAACTTACAACCTAGTTAAAGCCGAAGATCAAACTAACGCTCACAAGCTGCCTATACCGGTTTCATTAGAAAAAGTGATCTATGGTAAATCTGAAACAAAACGGTCGATCTCCAATATGCTCAACGAGGTGCTACGAACCTACAAGTTCACCAGTTTACCCGAGTTAAATGCAGTATTGAACCGATTAAACGTAACGGCTGACAGAGGCTCAAAAGATTCCAGGATGTATGCGAAGAACGGATTAGTTTATTGGGTTACCAATGAACGAGGCAATAAACTTGGAGTACCCATCAAGGCCAGCAGCATTTATGGTAAACCGACCTTAAAAACATTGGAGGATCGTTTTCGGCTAAACGAAGTCCTGCGCAAACCAATGAAGGATCAACTGGTCAGGGCCATCGATGTTGCATTACTAAATCCAACATCTAAAGCAAAATTCGCTAAAGACTTAAATGCGCAAAATATACAGGTCGTTTTCAGGCAAAATGAGGAAGGCCGGATATACGGATTAACGTTTGTTGATCACCGTTCAAAAGCTGTCTTCAACGGAAGCGACCTGGGAAAAGCGTATAGCGCTACAATGCTAACGGCTCGTTTCCTGAATGCCGATTCCATTTTACATGATCACAACGAAGCACACGGTCATCATGACGCTAAAAGTTCGCTGGTAAGCAATAGTATATTAAGTGAGGATCAAATGTCAAGCAATGATTCAAATGTACTTGATATACTATTTAGCGAAGAGCATCAGGACTTATCAGCAATCGGAAAATTACAACAAAGGAAGCGCAGAAAAAAGCGCAAAGGACATTCACTTTAA
- a CDS encoding plasmid mobilization protein: protein MENEEENRERKITTRFKPGEFILIDRRFRKTRFRKMSEYIRCVLLEKPLTIIYRDKSMDDMLEELALLRRELTAIGNNLNQAVRQINAAHGDADNRLWLSLMSIISSKVDPAIAQIKDRMQNFSEIWSQKSKPDEASSEQ, encoded by the coding sequence ATGGAAAATGAAGAAGAAAACCGCGAAAGAAAAATCACGACGAGGTTTAAACCAGGTGAGTTCATATTGATTGACCGGAGGTTCAGAAAAACCCGTTTTCGAAAAATGAGCGAGTACATTAGGTGCGTGTTATTGGAGAAACCACTGACCATAATTTACCGCGATAAATCAATGGATGATATGCTGGAGGAACTCGCTTTATTACGAAGGGAGCTCACTGCAATTGGTAACAATTTAAACCAGGCTGTGCGGCAAATAAATGCTGCCCATGGCGATGCTGATAACCGCTTGTGGTTAAGTTTAATGTCTATCATAAGCTCAAAGGTTGACCCGGCGATAGCACAGATCAAAGACCGCATGCAAAACTTCTCAGAAATATGGTCGCAAAAATCAAAACCGGACGAAGCATCCTCGGAGCAATAA
- a CDS encoding helix-turn-helix domain-containing protein, whose amino-acid sequence MANHNEIQHDFSKVNRDQLITVQDLLDFKQQLIVDIKKLLREQSGQPGHQWLKAFEIKKMLRLSESKLQYLRDKGLIPFKKLGGITYYNSEEIEKLMASGKLNDQMKMA is encoded by the coding sequence ATGGCAAATCATAATGAAATCCAACATGACTTTTCTAAAGTAAACCGTGATCAACTCATCACGGTTCAGGACTTGCTCGACTTCAAGCAACAGCTTATCGTTGACATTAAGAAGTTGCTCAGGGAACAATCCGGCCAGCCTGGCCACCAGTGGCTGAAAGCTTTTGAGATCAAAAAAATGCTCCGGCTGTCCGAAAGCAAACTGCAATATCTTCGAGATAAGGGGCTGATCCCTTTCAAGAAGTTGGGCGGTATCACTTACTACAATTCCGAGGAAATTGAAAAGCTTATGGCCTCCGGTAAGTTGAACGATCAGATGAAGATGGCATGA
- a CDS encoding AAA family ATPase: protein MNSIGFKNFRRFRDFVPIEYNSITFLVGRNNSGKSTLVKALLLIIDYVKSDDISIFSFNQQNLEETNISTYGRAKSKHAVDDYITFYFSQGSFEFKLTVSGDNDNTTVGVNEFEIRDMKAGFCFNVRPREYSISISNYVDQQNLSIDEEDKLLSELAENEKDLVLALSSITQKTSQEYIQKNGDLISLRKRISTIKAAKKREQSQGNFQLQTHYKGTEIQEILQEAIQDFSADYDVQYREIQRGKKAKATFEGFKAFKDNKFKVERSVDDFLQFRKEVQNIYLGASLNKQSALFSIRDKSNPLSQSIHEFKQLGVDKNPNGAAYQFVLKWMGEEFFAIGESFDVIMHAGEAYELIISEGDLTIHLADKGMGSIQIMLLLIRLSTIIFKQQIDQHLYTVIIEEPELNLHPAFQSKLSFLFYDVSINHGINFIVETHSEYMIRKTQVIVNENEFTDTDSRNPFSVLYFDMDSTQWKMNYRADGKFIEEFGSGFFDETRKLVKKIL from the coding sequence ATGAACTCTATTGGCTTTAAAAATTTTCGTCGCTTTCGCGATTTTGTTCCCATTGAATACAATAGCATTACCTTTTTGGTAGGTAGAAACAACTCTGGTAAATCGACATTGGTTAAAGCCTTATTGCTAATCATCGACTACGTTAAATCTGATGACATATCGATTTTTTCTTTCAATCAACAAAACCTTGAAGAAACTAATATATCAACCTATGGCCGAGCAAAGTCAAAACATGCAGTTGATGATTACATCACTTTTTATTTTTCGCAAGGTTCTTTTGAGTTTAAGTTAACAGTAAGTGGGGATAATGATAACACAACAGTTGGAGTCAATGAGTTTGAAATTCGCGATATGAAAGCAGGATTCTGCTTTAACGTGCGGCCAAGGGAATATTCAATCAGTATTTCAAACTATGTCGACCAACAAAATTTGTCGATCGATGAGGAGGATAAGCTGTTAAGCGAATTAGCGGAAAATGAAAAAGATTTAGTTCTTGCCTTGAGTTCCATAACTCAGAAAACTAGCCAAGAATACATTCAAAAAAATGGTGATCTTATTTCATTAAGAAAAAGGATATCAACAATTAAAGCTGCAAAAAAAAGGGAGCAATCACAAGGCAATTTCCAGCTTCAAACCCACTATAAGGGCACAGAAATCCAGGAAATATTGCAAGAAGCAATTCAAGATTTTTCAGCTGATTATGATGTGCAATATCGAGAGATTCAACGCGGTAAAAAGGCAAAAGCTACTTTTGAAGGATTCAAAGCTTTTAAGGATAATAAATTCAAGGTTGAACGGTCAGTTGACGATTTTTTGCAATTCAGGAAAGAAGTACAGAACATTTATTTAGGTGCTTCTTTGAATAAACAGTCCGCACTCTTCTCGATAAGGGATAAATCAAACCCCCTATCACAATCTATACATGAATTTAAACAATTAGGAGTTGACAAGAACCCGAATGGCGCAGCCTATCAATTTGTGTTGAAATGGATGGGTGAAGAGTTCTTTGCAATAGGCGAATCTTTTGATGTAATCATGCACGCTGGTGAGGCATACGAATTAATCATTTCAGAAGGTGATTTGACCATACATCTCGCTGACAAAGGAATGGGGTCAATTCAAATTATGTTGCTTTTAATCAGGTTAAGCACCATCATCTTTAAGCAACAAATTGACCAACACTTGTATACAGTGATCATCGAGGAGCCAGAGTTAAATCTTCATCCGGCATTTCAAAGCAAACTTTCCTTTTTGTTTTATGATGTAAGCATAAATCATGGAATTAATTTCATCGTCGAAACACATTCTGAATATATGATCCGCAAAACGCAGGTAATTGTTAACGAAAATGAATTTACAGATACTGACAGTCGTAATCCTTTTTCGGTTTTATATTTTGACATGGATTCTACACAATGGAAAATGAATTACCGTGCAGATGGTAAATTTATCGAAGAATTTGGGAGTGGATTTTTTGATGAAACCCGTAAACTCGTAAAAAAAATCCTTTAA
- a CDS encoding type I restriction-modification system subunit M, whose translation MKRLTPKVDVSFIFQITDRVLWNVFKKNEIGDVLLPFIVIRRLDCMLEPVNTKVHDKYDNIKNFESNENIDFQLRKAAGGLQFYNVSKHTLESLRAFPRNIEIDFINYLDGFNLEVREILENFQFEKIIGRLIKNKLLYQMIDAICQVDLHLNNVDNHTMGYIFEELIRISNEQSNETAGEHFTPRDVIDLMVNIVFSTEKRRLTQPGTQISIYDPTMGTGGMVNLAKKYILEEICSSSINKPEVNTYGQEINEQSYAIAKSEALITGENSDNIRHGNTFTEDRFQNKFFDYIFANPPYGVTWSKDADFIRNESVMHSGRFFAGLPSISDGQLLFIQHMISKMSPAGCRMAVVTNASPLFSGNAGSGESDIRKWLITNDFLECIIALPKDLFYNTGINTYLWFFNNKKSKIREGKVQLINANVADNSDTNVIGFSRPEKRSLGNKRNRIEPFHVERLLEIYSKFEEDEHCKIYNNEFFGYYQIVVEQPKYSVTGDKVIEKNGRIKADPKKRIKEIVPLNTDIDNYVKKEILPYFPDAYIDYDRTRIGYEINFTKYFYKFKQVRPSKEIKAEIEAIEFGNKDQAGIQELLRNLLKA comes from the coding sequence ATGAAGAGACTAACGCCAAAGGTAGATGTATCATTCATCTTTCAAATTACTGATAGGGTTTTATGGAATGTTTTCAAAAAAAATGAAATTGGAGATGTCCTACTTCCATTTATCGTGATTAGAAGGTTAGATTGTATGTTAGAACCGGTAAACACTAAGGTGCACGATAAATATGATAATATCAAAAACTTTGAGAGCAACGAAAATATTGACTTTCAACTTAGAAAAGCCGCAGGAGGACTGCAGTTTTACAATGTATCAAAACATACGCTTGAATCCCTCAGGGCATTTCCAAGAAATATAGAGATTGACTTTATAAATTACTTAGATGGATTTAATCTAGAAGTTAGAGAAATACTAGAAAACTTTCAATTCGAGAAAATAATAGGGAGACTCATTAAAAATAAATTGCTATATCAAATGATTGATGCAATTTGTCAGGTTGATTTACATTTAAATAATGTTGACAACCATACAATGGGGTACATTTTCGAAGAACTTATTCGAATATCAAATGAACAAAGCAATGAAACCGCTGGTGAGCATTTTACTCCCAGAGACGTAATTGATCTTATGGTTAACATTGTATTCAGTACCGAAAAACGCAGACTAACCCAGCCAGGAACACAAATTTCTATTTATGATCCTACCATGGGTACAGGCGGAATGGTCAATCTCGCAAAGAAATATATTCTCGAAGAAATTTGTTCCTCGTCTATTAATAAACCTGAGGTAAATACATATGGACAGGAAATTAATGAACAATCATATGCCATAGCGAAATCCGAAGCCTTAATTACTGGTGAAAATTCGGATAATATTCGCCATGGAAATACCTTTACTGAAGATCGCTTCCAAAATAAATTCTTTGATTACATATTTGCTAATCCGCCTTATGGTGTCACTTGGAGTAAAGATGCTGATTTCATTAGAAATGAAAGCGTAATGCACTCCGGAAGATTTTTTGCTGGGTTGCCCTCAATAAGTGATGGACAACTGTTATTTATTCAACATATGATTAGCAAAATGTCTCCAGCTGGATGTCGAATGGCAGTTGTTACAAACGCATCACCGCTTTTCAGTGGCAACGCGGGTAGCGGTGAAAGCGATATAAGGAAGTGGTTGATTACTAATGACTTTCTTGAATGTATAATTGCTTTGCCGAAAGATTTATTCTACAATACGGGCATCAATACTTATTTATGGTTTTTTAATAATAAAAAATCTAAAATACGCGAAGGTAAAGTTCAGCTCATCAACGCAAATGTCGCTGATAATTCAGATACTAATGTGATTGGATTCTCTAGACCAGAAAAGAGAAGCTTAGGCAACAAGCGAAATCGAATCGAACCTTTCCATGTTGAGAGGCTGTTGGAGATTTATTCCAAATTTGAAGAGGACGAGCATTGTAAAATTTACAATAATGAATTCTTTGGTTATTACCAAATTGTTGTCGAGCAGCCGAAGTATAGTGTTACTGGTGACAAGGTAATTGAAAAAAATGGCCGGATAAAGGCAGATCCGAAAAAGCGAATAAAAGAGATTGTGCCTTTAAATACTGATATAGATAATTACGTAAAAAAAGAAATATTGCCATATTTTCCAGATGCTTACATTGATTATGATCGAACAAGAATTGGATATGAAATCAACTTTACCAAGTATTTTTATAAATTTAAACAAGTAAGGCCGTCAAAAGAAATTAAAGCGGAGATTGAAGCAATTGAGTTTGGCAATAAAGATCAGGCTGGAATTCAAGAATTATTGAGGAATTTACTCAAAGCATAA